The sequence TGGCACATTCCCGCTGAGATTCGCCGTGACCCATACAGAATGACACCCCGTGAGTATCCGCCGATGTCTGGTCCAGGGTCAGCGATCGCCCAATGTGATAACTGCCCGCTCCAGGGCAATTCCGGCTGCGGCCTGCTCAAGAAAAGATGAAAAAGCAGGAGCAAGAAACCACCGCTTGCTCCTGCCTTATTTCCTGGTCCCGATTAAAAATTAAATTCAGAAAGACATGAAAACAACAATTATGCAATTTAAGAAAGCGCTGAAAATCGGAAGCGAGATCTTGGGCGTGTTTGTGCAAAAAACGGCGCCCGCTAAAACCAAACATTATCGCGATACAGCCTGCACGGCTTTAGCCCGAGCCTTTTTGAACAGAAAAACAACTTTCTTTGGTTTAAAGAATCATCCTCAACTCTGCCCGGGAGCAGACTATTTTTTCGGGATGGCGGGAATAAAAACCGAAGAGATCGCAAAAGTATATGTTAAAAAAGAACGGGTGTTTAAAAACAAAAATATCTGTAAAAAGTTTCTCGCAGCCATTCCGCAACCGCCATTCTTCCTGAAAAAAGGGGTTATTGTCATCAAACCGCTCCAGACAAGGGATAAGCCGGCAATCGTCGTTCTTTTGATTAATCCCGGCCAAGCCAGTCGCATTCTCGGTCTTTTGAATTTTGACCAATACAACCCGCTGGAAATCCTACCAAACCAGCCGAGCTGCATCTCTCTGT is a genomic window of bacterium containing:
- a CDS encoding DUF169 domain-containing protein; translation: MKTTIMQFKKALKIGSEILGVFVQKTAPAKTKHYRDTACTALARAFLNRKTTFFGLKNHPQLCPGADYFFGMAGIKTEEIAKVYVKKERVFKNKNICKKFLAAIPQPPFFLKKGVIVIKPLQTRDKPAIVVLLINPGQASRILGLLNFDQYNPLEILPNQPSCISLFAPLANGKTHLNFIDYYDRDYQGKFQSKSVWPEEKMLISLKFRDFERMLGNLGKSSQGKFRPKLSPVKVDRIE